One stretch of Oligoflexus sp. DNA includes these proteins:
- a CDS encoding metalloregulator ArsR/SmtB family transcription factor, which produces MDRLSETLAAVADPTRRALLHHLRQGPRSVHELAKPFQMSQQGISKHLTLLEKAQLIDKKKVGRESICQLKPMPLQELAGWVEQYREYWEQAVDRLEIFLTELEGKGDKDGS; this is translated from the coding sequence GTGGACCGTTTGAGCGAGACCCTGGCTGCCGTGGCCGATCCCACGCGGCGGGCTCTGCTGCATCATCTCAGGCAAGGACCGCGTTCCGTTCACGAGTTGGCGAAACCCTTTCAGATGTCGCAGCAGGGAATATCCAAGCACCTGACGCTTTTGGAAAAAGCGCAGCTGATTGACAAGAAAAAAGTCGGTCGGGAGAGCATCTGCCAGCTGAAACCCATGCCGCTGCAGGAACTCGCGGGGTGGGTTGAGCAGTACCGGGAGTATTGGGAACAAGCCGTGGACCGCTTGGAAATATTCCTGACCGAACTGGAAGGAAAAGGAGATAAAGATGGATCGTGA
- a CDS encoding ATP-binding protein — MKKDPQRFIIVNALIAFACYGTSYVALSKALPPGYSTPLWPAAGIGIACALLYGFKAAPGIWLGAWALNFFHDEFWNNPTNLDLVLFQLSCVVATFSTIQAFFARFLTEKFLGLPVQFDNLRSIFFYFFLILPPSCLIASTCGSLALVAFEKSPMDYAGITWLTWWIGDLVGAALFSIVIFCFFAHPKKLWRPRRWLLGIPIAIMILSLIFLYYKTAGWQAERMKKHVQHHSIQLELELALIKRNSEVRWADFLDTLPDRDPLSALENPEFLLLLQKRYPLIQSLALTNSAGKVLFVWNRLRGPVDPFMALRKRTQTLLKPDETPIHHRFTSELFAINSSRLGILHRARIGPNPSDAIQVVAIADLTQDLATPLESHKNGGFSIAFGPKPSVQTQSIVNKNPIIVRSNNIYQQIAYTVSIPMAKVIENSSSEYIIVMIFSVVFTLTVLSLLLLSSGQSYHFERLFHERTEALNEQKIITEHASKLAALGEMAGSIAHEINNPLAIIQGYSEILQTKLKRGQYESGDITHGLNRIEQTCRRISAIIVSLRSYARNDSTSQVVSCSVREVVGETLELCREGLRDRDIQVEWETDRVPDISIIVNKAGLMQVLLNLIANARDAIAALPTRWIRISIEESQQGSAVSIRVSDSGHGIPKELQEKIMLPFFTTKPIGKGTGLGLSISRNLMQSMGGDLDLDRTDEHTSFLIRVKKEKPAEVSPRWGNHPACHLDRFHPQQQ; from the coding sequence ATGAAGAAGGACCCGCAGCGTTTTATTATCGTCAACGCCCTGATCGCTTTCGCCTGCTATGGAACGTCTTACGTTGCTCTTTCGAAGGCCCTGCCACCAGGATATTCAACGCCTCTGTGGCCCGCTGCGGGAATTGGCATTGCCTGCGCTCTTCTTTATGGCTTCAAGGCGGCTCCGGGCATCTGGCTGGGTGCATGGGCGCTCAATTTCTTTCATGACGAGTTCTGGAACAATCCCACAAACCTTGATCTCGTGCTTTTTCAATTATCCTGCGTCGTGGCCACCTTCTCAACCATTCAGGCCTTTTTTGCCCGTTTTCTGACCGAAAAATTCCTGGGTCTTCCGGTTCAGTTCGACAATCTGCGCAGCATATTCTTTTATTTCTTTTTGATTTTGCCGCCGTCCTGCCTCATCGCATCAACATGCGGATCCTTGGCCCTGGTCGCCTTTGAAAAGTCGCCAATGGATTATGCTGGCATCACATGGCTGACATGGTGGATTGGAGACCTTGTCGGTGCGGCTCTCTTCAGCATCGTGATTTTTTGCTTTTTCGCGCACCCGAAAAAACTCTGGCGTCCCCGGCGCTGGCTCCTGGGCATTCCCATCGCAATCATGATTCTTTCCCTGATATTTCTTTATTACAAAACCGCAGGCTGGCAGGCTGAGCGGATGAAAAAGCACGTTCAGCATCACAGTATCCAATTGGAACTGGAATTGGCGCTGATCAAACGCAACAGCGAAGTAAGATGGGCCGATTTTCTGGACACCTTGCCGGACCGTGATCCATTAAGCGCCCTTGAAAACCCGGAATTCCTCCTGCTCCTGCAAAAGCGATATCCGCTTATCCAAAGCCTCGCTCTGACGAACAGCGCGGGCAAAGTCCTTTTCGTCTGGAATAGACTGCGAGGCCCCGTTGATCCGTTCATGGCCCTGCGCAAAAGAACTCAGACTCTCCTGAAACCTGATGAAACGCCGATCCATCATCGCTTCACCTCGGAACTCTTTGCTATCAACAGTTCCCGGCTCGGGATCCTGCACAGGGCTCGCATCGGCCCCAACCCCTCCGACGCGATCCAGGTCGTGGCTATCGCGGATTTGACTCAAGATCTGGCCACGCCGCTTGAATCTCATAAGAATGGCGGCTTCAGCATCGCATTCGGACCCAAACCCTCCGTGCAAACGCAGTCCATTGTGAACAAAAACCCTATCATCGTGCGCTCCAATAACATTTACCAGCAGATCGCCTATACCGTTTCCATACCGATGGCCAAGGTGATCGAGAATTCCAGTTCTGAATACATCATCGTGATGATCTTCAGCGTTGTTTTCACTCTGACCGTTCTCAGCCTTCTCTTGCTTTCGAGTGGGCAATCCTATCATTTTGAGCGCCTGTTTCATGAACGTACCGAGGCGCTGAACGAACAGAAGATCATTACCGAACACGCCTCGAAGCTGGCGGCATTGGGCGAGATGGCGGGAAGCATCGCCCATGAGATCAACAATCCTCTGGCGATCATCCAGGGCTATAGTGAAATCCTCCAGACCAAACTCAAGCGCGGTCAATACGAGAGCGGCGATATCACGCATGGTTTGAATCGCATCGAGCAAACCTGCCGCCGCATATCCGCCATCATAGTTTCGCTTCGCTCATACGCCCGCAATGATTCCACCAGTCAGGTGGTCAGCTGCTCGGTTCGTGAGGTCGTGGGAGAAACGCTGGAATTGTGCCGCGAAGGGCTGAGGGACAGGGATATTCAGGTTGAATGGGAGACGGACCGGGTTCCTGATATTTCGATCATAGTGAACAAGGCGGGACTCATGCAGGTGCTTTTGAATCTGATCGCCAACGCCAGGGATGCGATCGCCGCGCTCCCGACGCGATGGATTCGCATCAGCATCGAGGAGAGTCAGCAGGGTTCCGCTGTCTCTATCCGCGTGAGCGACAGCGGCCATGGTATACCCAAGGAGCTGCAGGAAAAGATCATGCTGCCCTTCTTTACCACCAAACCGATCGGCAAGGGGACTGGCCTTGGCCTCAGCATTTCCCGTAATCTGATGCAGTCCATGGGGGGTGACCTTGATCTGGATCGCACCGACGAGCATACCAGCTTTCTGATTCGCGTGAAAAAAGAGAAGCCTGCCGAGGTGTCCCCGCGATGGGGAAATCATCCAGCTTGTCACCTGGATCGATTTCATCCACAACAGCAGTGA